One segment of Anguilla anguilla isolate fAngAng1 chromosome 1, fAngAng1.pri, whole genome shotgun sequence DNA contains the following:
- the tnfrsf1a gene encoding tumor necrosis factor receptor superfamily member 1A codes for MDRGQHRGKWKKKCCFTLFFSICLDVCAAAAVPASCKGDEFRSSKGHCCNKCPPGFIPVEECEGPRLRTNCSVCPSGQYMERTNYARNCFICRTCKPENYEKESSPCEPTKNTVCECQDGYAKIYIDRNTWDCIAQKVTTCLPPKDVEEPSYHWSFFVGVALVAVIAVVLLVFGIYKVLKRFKSGVRESPGLLEPAPAESSTEKLLISSIPKTDSSIQESTPVFSVFPGNRTPDLPPQLPDCIPQEFKFSPFVYFLLDHVPADRFKELVRHLGVLERDIERAERDNRTFKESQHQMLRVWGERGGGGVKGILPLPVVLELLSTLRMMGLGGCAEAIEEKYGIQ; via the exons ATGGACAGAGGACAACACAGaggaaaatggaagaaaaaatgttgttttactCTGTTTTTTTCG ATCTGTCtggatgtgtgtgctgctgcggCTGTACCAGCTAGCTGCAAGGGCGATGAGTTTCGCAGCTCGAAAGGCCACTGCTGTAACAAGTGTCCACCAG GATTCATTCCTGTGGAGGAGTGTGAGGGACCACGTCTGAGGACCAACTGCTCCGTCTGCCCCAGTGGGCAGTACATGGAGAGGACCAACTACGCCAGAAACTGCTTCATCTGTCGAACATGTAAACCcg AGAATTATGAAAAGGAGTCCTCACCTTGCGaaccaacaaaaaacacagtatGTGAATGTCAAGATGGCTACGCCAAAATCTATATCGACCGCAATACCTGGGACTGCATTGCACAGAAAGTGACAACTTGTTTGCCCCCGAAAGATGTTGAAG AGCCAAGCTATCATTGGTCCTTctttgtgggtgtggctttagTCGCAGTAATCGCTGTGGTACTCCTGGTGTTTGGGATTTATAAGGTCCTGAAGAGATTTAAGAGCGGGGTCAGGGAGTCGCCGGGTCTTCTGGAACCTGCCCCAGCTGAGAGTTCCACTGAA AAATTACTCATCAGTTCCATTCCCAAAACGGATTCCTCCATCCAAGAGAGCACTCCTGTTTTCAGCGTATTTCCTGGCAATAGGACACCCGATCTACCACCTCAACTGCCAGATTGCATCCCCCAAGAATTcaagt tTTCTCCTTTTGTCTACTTTTTGCTGGACCACGTTCCTGCAGACCGCTTCAAGGAGCTGGTGCGACACCTGGGTGTTTTGGAGCGGGACATTGAGAGGGCGGAGAGGGACAATCGCACCTTTAAGGAGAGCCAGCATCAGATGctgagggtgtggggggagcgtgggggcgggggggtgaaggggaTCCTCCCTCTCCCCGTGGTTTTGGAGCTGCTGAGCACGCTGAGGAtgatggggctggggggctgtgCTGAGGCCATCGAAGAGAAGTACGGCATTCAGTAG